The following proteins come from a genomic window of Chlamydiales bacterium:
- a CDS encoding efflux RND transporter periplasmic adaptor subunit gives MVSIIPIYKTFIDFFEKECDSNNMIHPMYLILFITLMISSCEKEKKQENPLVVTAFRITKETMPADFQFVGVAKSSHPVEIRSRVEGYLATINYQEGEMVAKDQLLFRIDPIEFETNLEDAKGKLAKEEAILWRAQRSLARLEPLYEQNAVSQRDRDNALAQVLAAEASVISARANVAQAELNLSYTYITSPIQGLTGQAYHREGALIIPTGESFLTLVSVIDPIWVIFSISDNQLLEMRGESQSNLLLLPEQEDYTVTLQLSDGSFFSSEGRVNFESPTFDPHTGSLFVRSQFNNPNGTILPGQFVNAIVSGAKWNQVMVVPQVAVSQGRKGMFVFIINQNQTVSRREVKVGPWYKNYWMIEEGLEPGDLVIVDGVNKVKEDSTVQITSIDSLSGF, from the coding sequence ATGGTATCCATAATTCCAATATATAAAACTTTTATTGATTTTTTCGAAAAAGAATGCGATTCGAATAATATGATTCATCCCATGTATCTAATTTTGTTTATTACCTTGATGATCTCTTCATGTGAAAAAGAGAAAAAACAAGAAAACCCTCTAGTTGTCACGGCATTTCGTATTACAAAAGAAACCATGCCTGCGGACTTTCAGTTTGTCGGTGTAGCGAAAAGCTCTCATCCTGTAGAAATTCGTTCCCGAGTGGAAGGCTACCTAGCCACCATCAACTATCAAGAAGGGGAGATGGTCGCAAAAGACCAACTTCTTTTTCGGATTGATCCAATTGAGTTTGAAACAAATCTTGAAGATGCCAAAGGGAAATTAGCTAAGGAGGAGGCAATCTTATGGCGTGCACAGCGAAGCCTTGCACGTCTTGAACCACTCTATGAGCAAAATGCAGTGAGTCAAAGAGATCGTGATAATGCTTTAGCACAGGTGCTTGCAGCTGAAGCTTCGGTCATCTCAGCTCGAGCCAATGTGGCTCAAGCTGAATTGAACTTAAGCTATACCTACATCACTTCTCCAATTCAAGGATTAACGGGTCAAGCCTATCATAGGGAAGGGGCTTTGATTATTCCTACAGGAGAGAGTTTTCTGACTCTTGTTTCAGTCATTGATCCAATTTGGGTGATTTTTTCTATTTCTGATAATCAACTTTTAGAGATGCGAGGAGAAAGTCAATCCAACTTATTACTTCTTCCAGAACAAGAAGACTATACAGTAACTTTACAATTATCAGATGGATCATTTTTTTCTAGTGAAGGAAGAGTGAATTTTGAATCTCCAACATTTGATCCACATACAGGCTCCTTATTTGTACGTTCTCAATTTAATAATCCAAATGGAACAATCCTTCCTGGACAGTTTGTAAATGCCATTGTATCTGGTGCAAAATGGAATCAAGTCATGGTCGTGCCTCAAGTGGCTGTTTCCCAGGGAAGAAAAGGCATGTTTGTATTTATCATTAATCAAAACCAGACCGTATCTCGTAGAGAAGTTAAGGTAGGGCCATGGTATAAGAATTACTGGATGATCGAAGAGGGGCTTGAACCTGGAGATTTAGTCATTGTCGATGGTGTGAACAAGGTGAAGGAAGATTCTACGGTTCAGATTACTTCTATTGATTCATTGTCAGGATTTTGA
- a CDS encoding efflux RND transporter permease subunit has translation MISKFFLDHPIFACVLSIFIVLFGLLALIHLPIEQYPNIVSPQVQVSVNYPGATGEVIAETVAAPLEKQINGIEEMLYMYSQSSSSGKYVLNIFFKVGSDIDKALSHVQDRVDLAISRLPDLVQKEGVSVRKQTPTILLILAVESPDGRYSDLFVNNYTEIHLVEAIKRLEGVSDAAVMNAESYAMRIWLQPDRMAQLKISTDDVIKALQEQNKDYPLGQLGMAPMRDKTSLTIPVTSLGRLKSPEEYEQIILRANGDGSTVTIGNIATVELGSQSYMVKGEVNGHSAAIIGIYQDYGSNALDVATSVKKTIKQLSKRFPPGLTYSIPYDTTTYIQVSIEEVQRTLFEAAILVIGVVFIFLQSLRATLVPVIAMIISIIGTFVGMHLLGFSLNTLTLFGLVLSIGIVVDDAIVVVENIERNIRTRNMGAHDAALIAMREVSGPIIAILFVLCAVFVPVAFIGGVTGELYKQFAITISISVIVSALVALTLSPVLSVYVFKKKREASHFSHYFYHFMSRLTKIYVKGAGWILKHYIWGLTFFFLMVAILIFLFLMIPISFVPEEDQGYVFAFANLPDGASLQRTEAVTDRVGKIVLRHRGVETFIGLSGFSLLNNIPETQVGTYFINLKNWKERQGKGMKVENILESFNEDFSLIPTAEVMTTNPPSIPGIGTVGGYEFWIVNQGVGSNEELEESAKEFIQKAEQRDEIGQIMMLMKTDNLQIYAQVDRVKAEALKIPIQSIYSTLQSLLGTVYVNDFNQYGQVFQVMIQADPKYRSNLEDIGNIFVKSLSGDIIPLKSLVTFHYVRGQNLVSRFNNFPAVKMIGGPAQGYSSEAGIRALEEVAEGILPSHMNFEWSGFVYQAKTTGGSTSLILFGALILVFLILAALYERWSLPLAILLGVPFGIVGALLAILVRKMENDIYFQIGLVTLVALVAKNAILIVEFAIQARREKNISRKQAALEGARQRFRAILMTSLTFIFGVLPLVMSQGAGAASRQSVGTGVMGGMIFATCFGIFFIPLFYSLLDRKQDHGND, from the coding sequence ATGATAAGCAAATTTTTTTTAGATCATCCTATCTTTGCTTGTGTCCTTTCAATTTTCATTGTCCTATTCGGTTTACTTGCTCTTATTCATCTTCCAATTGAACAATATCCTAATATTGTCTCTCCTCAAGTTCAAGTTTCAGTGAATTATCCAGGAGCAACGGGTGAAGTCATTGCTGAAACAGTTGCTGCTCCTTTAGAAAAGCAAATTAATGGAATAGAAGAGATGCTCTATATGTATTCTCAAAGCTCTTCTTCAGGAAAATATGTATTGAATATTTTTTTTAAGGTGGGGTCTGATATTGATAAAGCGCTTAGTCATGTACAAGATAGAGTCGATCTAGCCATCTCTCGTTTACCTGATCTTGTCCAAAAAGAAGGAGTCAGTGTAAGAAAACAAACTCCTACGATTCTCTTAATTTTAGCAGTCGAATCTCCAGATGGAAGATATAGCGATCTATTTGTCAATAATTACACTGAGATTCATTTAGTAGAGGCCATCAAGAGATTAGAAGGGGTGAGCGATGCAGCGGTTATGAATGCTGAAAGTTATGCAATGCGTATCTGGCTCCAGCCTGACAGGATGGCTCAACTAAAAATTTCTACTGATGATGTGATTAAAGCCCTGCAAGAGCAAAACAAAGACTATCCTCTTGGTCAACTAGGCATGGCTCCTATGAGAGATAAAACCTCTTTAACTATTCCTGTGACCTCTCTTGGACGTTTAAAATCTCCTGAAGAGTATGAGCAAATTATTTTAAGAGCAAATGGAGATGGATCAACTGTGACCATTGGGAATATAGCCACTGTTGAGCTTGGATCACAAAGTTATATGGTAAAAGGAGAGGTTAATGGACATTCAGCAGCGATTATAGGAATTTACCAGGATTATGGATCAAATGCTCTCGATGTGGCAACGAGTGTAAAAAAAACCATAAAACAACTCTCTAAGCGCTTTCCTCCTGGATTAACCTATTCGATTCCTTATGATACGACGACCTATATTCAAGTGTCTATTGAAGAAGTGCAAAGAACACTATTCGAAGCAGCCATTCTTGTGATAGGTGTAGTCTTTATTTTTCTTCAAAGCTTAAGAGCTACATTAGTTCCTGTGATTGCGATGATCATTTCTATTATTGGCACATTTGTAGGGATGCATCTTCTAGGATTTTCTCTCAATACACTCACACTGTTTGGATTAGTATTGTCGATTGGCATTGTAGTAGATGATGCAATTGTTGTTGTAGAAAACATTGAAAGGAATATCAGAACAAGAAACATGGGAGCACATGATGCAGCATTAATTGCAATGCGTGAAGTCTCTGGACCTATTATCGCTATTCTTTTCGTTTTATGTGCTGTTTTTGTGCCAGTTGCATTTATTGGAGGAGTGACAGGAGAGTTATATAAACAATTTGCGATTACAATTTCTATCTCAGTGATTGTTTCCGCCCTTGTCGCACTAACTTTAAGTCCTGTTTTGAGTGTCTATGTTTTCAAAAAAAAGAGAGAAGCAAGCCATTTTAGCCATTATTTCTATCATTTTATGAGTAGACTAACAAAGATTTATGTTAAGGGAGCAGGTTGGATATTAAAACATTATATTTGGGGATTAACCTTTTTTTTTCTTATGGTGGCTATCCTCATTTTTCTATTTCTCATGATCCCTATATCTTTTGTCCCAGAAGAGGATCAGGGGTATGTATTTGCTTTTGCGAATCTTCCCGATGGAGCAAGTTTACAAAGAACTGAAGCAGTCACAGATAGGGTAGGGAAGATTGTATTAAGACATAGAGGAGTTGAAACTTTTATCGGACTATCAGGGTTTAGTCTTTTAAATAATATTCCAGAAACACAAGTTGGTACATATTTTATTAATCTCAAAAACTGGAAAGAGCGTCAAGGAAAAGGGATGAAGGTGGAGAATATTCTGGAATCTTTCAATGAAGATTTTAGTTTAATTCCCACGGCTGAAGTGATGACCACAAATCCCCCCTCCATTCCAGGTATAGGAACTGTTGGTGGGTACGAATTTTGGATTGTCAATCAAGGGGTAGGGAGCAATGAAGAACTTGAAGAGAGCGCAAAAGAATTTATTCAGAAAGCTGAGCAAAGAGATGAAATAGGACAAATCATGATGTTGATGAAGACAGATAATCTCCAAATTTATGCTCAAGTAGATAGGGTGAAAGCAGAGGCATTGAAGATTCCTATCCAATCTATTTATTCTACACTCCAATCTCTACTAGGAACAGTATATGTAAATGATTTCAACCAATATGGACAAGTCTTTCAAGTGATGATTCAAGCTGATCCTAAGTATCGTTCAAATCTAGAAGACATAGGCAATATTTTTGTGAAGTCATTATCAGGGGACATTATTCCTCTGAAGTCTCTTGTAACCTTTCATTATGTTAGAGGGCAAAACTTAGTGAGTCGATTTAATAATTTTCCTGCTGTTAAAATGATTGGAGGGCCAGCTCAAGGCTATAGTTCAGAGGCAGGTATTCGAGCATTAGAAGAAGTTGCAGAGGGGATTCTTCCTTCTCATATGAATTTTGAATGGAGTGGATTTGTCTATCAAGCAAAAACGACAGGAGGTTCGACATCTCTTATCTTATTTGGTGCTCTGATCCTAGTGTTTCTCATTCTAGCGGCTTTATACGAAAGATGGTCTTTACCTCTTGCGATTCTTTTAGGGGTGCCATTTGGCATTGTAGGGGCACTTTTGGCAATCTTAGTGCGCAAAATGGAAAATGATATCTATTTTCAGATTGGTCTTGTGACGTTGGTAGCACTTGTGGCAAAAAATGCCATTTTGATCGTTGAATTTGCGATACAAGCACGTAGAGAAAAAAATATCTCACGAAAACAAGCAGCTTTAGAAGGAGCACGTCAAAGATTTCGGGCGATACTTATGACCTCCCTCACTTTTATTTTTGGGGTTTTACCTTTAGTCATGAGTCAAGGAGCAGGTGCAGCTAGTCGTCAATCAGTTGGAACTGGAGTGATGGGTGGAATGATATTTGCAACTTGTTTTGGAATCTTCTTTATTCCTCTATTTTATTCTCTGCTAGATCGAAAACAGGATCATGGAAATGATTAG
- a CDS encoding efflux transporter outer membrane subunit — protein sequence MIRYLLLCLLITGCNLAPHYDRPSIEIPPDWRFDYDPESTCCNICWWEELGDPILDGLILQALKSNKNLQIAIWRVCEFYGKCQMFSSKMFPKIDLHGSAFKEKFPPASFIPSKIDSITPNYSYDFNLVYELDFWGRVRNMSQSAYRELLSQVENRRTVILTLVSEVANSYIRLREFDQELLIAHRTEKDREKYLEIARKRFQGGLTSKIEVEQAMTILEESRSLIVQIEERILTEENLLSLLLGEPPTSILRGRAVSEFVLPPRILVGLPSDLLERRPDIIAAEQNLIAANARIGVARAEFFPKISILGILGAESFKLHNFFDQRSRAWTIGGEFIQSIFRGWRLVGQLNVSIASYRELLYQYEQTILTAFQEVSNALIAHQKSRELVHIDEKKVEALHEYLKLAWLRYENGETDYLTVLDAERELFSAQIDLTQTQGEIFLSLVAIYKAVGGGWVWQADNTLVTEE from the coding sequence ATGATTAGATATCTTCTTTTATGCCTACTCATCACAGGGTGTAATTTAGCTCCTCATTATGATCGTCCTTCTATTGAAATCCCTCCAGATTGGCGTTTTGACTATGATCCAGAGTCGACATGTTGCAATATTTGTTGGTGGGAAGAACTTGGGGATCCTATTCTCGATGGTTTAATTTTACAAGCTCTCAAGAGCAATAAGAATTTGCAAATCGCGATTTGGCGCGTGTGTGAATTTTATGGAAAGTGTCAGATGTTTAGCTCTAAGATGTTTCCAAAAATTGATCTCCATGGATCGGCCTTTAAAGAAAAATTTCCCCCAGCTAGCTTTATTCCTTCTAAAATCGATTCTATTACACCGAATTACAGTTATGACTTTAACCTTGTTTATGAGCTGGATTTTTGGGGACGTGTGCGAAATATGTCTCAATCAGCTTATAGAGAATTGCTCTCCCAAGTTGAAAATCGTAGAACTGTGATACTGACTCTCGTATCTGAAGTAGCGAATAGTTACATCAGGCTGCGTGAGTTTGATCAAGAGCTTTTGATTGCCCATCGAACTGAAAAAGATAGGGAGAAATATCTAGAAATTGCTCGAAAAAGATTTCAAGGAGGATTGACTTCCAAAATTGAAGTCGAACAAGCGATGACCATTTTAGAAGAATCAAGATCACTAATTGTGCAGATAGAAGAAAGAATTCTCACCGAAGAAAATTTACTCAGTCTACTTTTGGGTGAACCACCTACCTCTATTTTGCGTGGGCGAGCAGTGAGTGAATTTGTGCTTCCTCCTCGCATTCTAGTTGGGCTACCTTCAGATTTATTGGAAAGACGGCCTGATATTATAGCTGCAGAGCAAAATTTAATTGCAGCTAATGCACGCATTGGTGTAGCACGTGCCGAATTTTTTCCAAAAATATCAATCCTGGGAATTTTGGGAGCAGAGAGTTTTAAGTTACATAATTTTTTTGATCAACGCTCTCGTGCTTGGACAATAGGAGGAGAGTTTATTCAGTCTATTTTTAGAGGGTGGCGCCTAGTTGGACAGCTTAATGTCTCGATTGCAAGTTATCGAGAATTACTTTACCAATATGAACAAACCATTCTAACTGCCTTTCAAGAGGTGAGTAATGCCTTAATTGCTCATCAAAAATCTAGAGAACTGGTTCATATAGATGAGAAAAAAGTCGAAGCTTTGCATGAATATCTAAAACTAGCTTGGCTGCGTTATGAAAATGGAGAAACGGATTATTTAACAGTTTTGGATGCAGAAAGAGAACTTTTTTCTGCACAAATCGATTTAACTCAAACTCAAGGTGAGATTTTCCTATCTCTCGTGGCAATTTATAAAGCTGTTGGAGGAGGATGGGTATGGCAAGCAGACAATACTCTAGTCACAGAAGAGTGA
- a CDS encoding GNAT family N-acetyltransferase — MDGVTYSKTDFFRLSIQSSPIKKRVTSIVAITILALSVSATSYLVCGFTSQVHYCSILSPLASISLIGLSFMSVSSLLLGIISLTYLVIIYKKQLVTQQLLSRKLECLLFLNEFFQQVSIDKIHKLAIRNFLNQGCTNFLDHYGFYYHLATISEKVLATSNESLINMWKEFLELIQGVTIKSHDSYHQVEINCEIEFLRLKGELPEFTIEEFNFDDSPLEDKEKIIDICRDAFGKLWTYPRGEGDQLKNLFLQNNGKFYVARSQNKKILGCLGYQKDQTNILKFHDLARLPYAVKLGMTEKFRKYLEQECLQEKFKMIWCEVLNENKPAYEIYRKLGFELSNQSNLYVQKNHFAMVYSPSILNSST; from the coding sequence ATGGATGGTGTAACCTATTCAAAAACTGATTTTTTTCGTTTGTCTATTCAATCTTCACCTATTAAGAAAAGGGTAACTTCAATTGTTGCAATCACTATTCTAGCGCTTTCTGTCTCAGCAACTAGTTACCTAGTTTGTGGTTTTACTTCTCAGGTGCATTATTGTTCTATCCTTAGTCCATTAGCATCTATCAGTCTTATTGGGCTAAGTTTTATGTCTGTTTCTTCGCTTTTATTAGGTATAATCTCACTTACTTATCTTGTTATAATTTATAAAAAGCAATTAGTGACACAACAATTATTGTCTCGAAAACTAGAATGCCTCTTATTTTTGAATGAGTTTTTTCAACAAGTCTCTATAGATAAAATACATAAACTTGCGATTAGAAATTTTTTGAATCAAGGATGTACAAATTTTCTGGATCACTATGGATTTTACTATCATCTTGCCACTATTTCAGAAAAAGTTTTAGCTACATCAAATGAGAGTTTAATAAACATGTGGAAGGAATTTTTGGAATTGATTCAAGGAGTCACTATAAAGAGCCATGATTCCTACCATCAAGTAGAGATTAATTGTGAGATAGAATTCTTGCGGTTAAAAGGGGAGTTACCTGAGTTTACTATCGAAGAGTTTAATTTCGATGATTCTCCCTTGGAAGATAAAGAGAAAATAATTGACATTTGTCGTGATGCGTTTGGTAAATTATGGACATACCCCCGAGGGGAGGGTGATCAATTGAAAAATTTATTCCTTCAGAACAATGGAAAATTCTATGTTGCCCGTTCTCAAAATAAAAAAATTCTTGGATGCCTTGGATACCAAAAAGATCAAACAAATATATTAAAATTTCATGACTTGGCTCGTCTTCCCTATGCTGTAAAGTTGGGGATGACTGAAAAATTTAGAAAGTATTTAGAACAAGAATGTCTGCAGGAAAAATTCAAAATGATTTGGTGTGAAGTCTTAAACGAGAATAAGCCGGCATATGAGATCTATAGAAAACTAGGTTTTGAATTATCTAATCAATCGAATTTGTATGTTCAAAAGAATCATTTTGCGATGGTATATAGTCCATCTATTTTGAATTCTTCAACCTAA
- a CDS encoding DUF1539 domain-containing protein codes for MMIDNITKKHESIIVSWDLPKTFFDDITVYLQNLIAILNKKPNKKRSVLIALAEASSVCPPTWYEIARREVLSLLNIHSPEDQLLQWIQEMKEEIILNVVQNKIRSDWHGINFIRIAENFYDNEKINRHGVIMLLKILRYVKT; via the coding sequence TTGATGATTGATAATATTACAAAGAAACATGAGAGCATTATCGTTTCCTGGGATTTACCAAAAACGTTTTTCGATGATATAACCGTTTATCTTCAAAATCTCATTGCGATCTTAAATAAAAAACCAAATAAGAAACGTTCGGTGCTCATTGCATTGGCAGAAGCGTCTAGTGTCTGTCCTCCTACCTGGTATGAAATCGCGCGCCGAGAAGTTTTATCATTACTCAATATTCATAGTCCAGAAGATCAGTTACTTCAATGGATTCAAGAGATGAAAGAAGAGATTATCTTAAATGTCGTCCAAAATAAGATAAGAAGTGATTGGCATGGGATAAATTTTATCAGAATTGCTGAAAACTTCTATGACAATGAGAAGATCAATCGACATGGAGTGATCATGCTTCTCAAAATTCTCCGCTATGTGAAAACATAA
- a CDS encoding ABC transporter permease — protein MNLQRILGIFFRYTYVMQKGLMHLSDLFYWPLVDILLWGLASIWIQSQEMHREDLPLILMTALIFWQISWRGSVDISISLLEELWQRNMVNLFSTPLKFSEWITGMILVSLCKLTLTVSFGALIVYLLYTINVFTIGWAFLPFALSLILFGWTMGFLASSAIVYWGHSVQMFAWMIGGLFAPFSGVFYPVAILPKWAQIISYCLPTTYIFEGMRSILTTGVFPFHNFLISIGMSILFLMGSIFLFKFMFEKSRNKGFGNLN, from the coding sequence ATGAATCTTCAACGCATTCTAGGAATATTCTTTCGCTATACTTATGTCATGCAAAAAGGACTTATGCACCTTTCAGATCTTTTTTACTGGCCACTAGTAGATATTCTCCTTTGGGGTCTAGCTTCTATCTGGATCCAATCTCAAGAGATGCATAGAGAAGACCTACCTCTTATTTTGATGACAGCATTGATCTTCTGGCAAATTAGCTGGAGAGGATCTGTAGATATTTCGATTAGCCTATTAGAGGAGTTATGGCAAAGAAATATGGTAAACTTATTCTCTACTCCTCTTAAATTTTCCGAATGGATAACTGGAATGATTCTTGTCTCTCTTTGCAAGTTAACCTTAACTGTCAGTTTTGGGGCATTGATTGTCTACCTTCTCTACACAATAAACGTATTTACAATTGGTTGGGCATTTCTTCCATTTGCTCTTTCTTTGATACTATTCGGTTGGACTATGGGATTTCTTGCTTCCAGTGCGATTGTCTATTGGGGTCACAGTGTACAAATGTTTGCGTGGATGATTGGAGGGTTGTTTGCTCCGTTTAGTGGCGTATTTTATCCTGTAGCAATTTTACCAAAATGGGCACAAATAATTTCTTATTGTTTACCAACAACTTACATTTTTGAAGGCATGAGATCTATTCTCACGACAGGTGTTTTTCCTTTTCACAACTTTCTTATCAGTATTGGGATGAGTATTCTTTTTCTGATGGGTTCTATTTTTCTATTTAAATTTATGTTTGAAAAAAGTCGTAATAAGGGATTTGGAAACCTGAATTGA
- a CDS encoding ABC transporter ATP-binding protein, with protein sequence MSSILKVSHLKKKYQKNLPVFAVDDISFELRKGEILGLLGPNGSGKTTTIQMLLGTLAITSGSIFYFGKDFLKHRSEILQHVSFASTYTSLPSILTVEENLKCFGRLYNIKNIQNKIHPLLTRFGLIEKRDKKVSSLSAGQVTRLMLVKAFFTNPQIALLDEPTASLDPDIAHDVCSFLLEKRKETGLSILFTSHKMAEVAEVCDRVIVLKKGKLIANDLPKNLAKSVSFFRLHLTITDGMQRTMALAKDKKMSFEIIHRTITCNLEEKEIPSFLNGLMEAKVSYTNIRIEEPTLQDYFLTIFGSQ encoded by the coding sequence ATGTCTTCTATTTTAAAAGTTAGTCACTTAAAGAAAAAATATCAAAAAAATCTCCCTGTCTTTGCTGTCGATGATATTTCCTTTGAATTACGAAAGGGAGAGATTTTAGGGTTACTTGGGCCTAACGGCTCAGGAAAAACGACGACCATTCAAATGCTTTTAGGAACCTTAGCAATCACCTCGGGATCGATTTTTTACTTTGGTAAAGATTTTCTAAAACACCGTTCTGAGATCTTACAACATGTTTCCTTCGCAAGTACTTATACCAGCCTACCGTCTATTCTCACCGTAGAAGAAAATTTAAAATGCTTCGGTCGACTATACAACATAAAAAATATACAAAACAAAATCCATCCCCTGTTAACCCGTTTTGGCCTTATAGAAAAAAGAGACAAAAAAGTCTCTTCTCTTTCTGCAGGACAAGTGACACGATTAATGCTTGTAAAAGCCTTTTTTACAAACCCTCAAATTGCTCTCCTTGATGAACCAACTGCCTCTCTTGATCCTGATATTGCTCACGATGTCTGCTCGTTTCTTTTAGAAAAACGGAAAGAAACGGGTTTATCTATCCTGTTTACTTCTCATAAAATGGCAGAAGTCGCTGAAGTGTGCGATCGTGTGATTGTCCTTAAAAAAGGCAAATTAATCGCGAATGATCTTCCTAAGAATTTAGCAAAAAGTGTCTCTTTCTTTCGTTTACATTTAACGATTACTGATGGAATGCAAAGAACGATGGCATTGGCAAAAGATAAAAAGATGTCTTTTGAAATTATTCATCGGACAATTACTTGTAATCTTGAGGAAAAAGAGATTCCTAGTTTTTTGAATGGACTGATGGAAGCAAAAGTATCTTACACAAACATTCGAATTGAAGAACCCACTCTTCAGGATTATTTTCTCACTATTTTTGGATCACAATAA
- a CDS encoding GNAT family N-acetyltransferase codes for MLTKKIMIFGIPGSGKSTFALHLSEILQLPLHHLDRYFFIEGWKERKYEDFLEIQTNLVKQESWIIDGNAIKSLELRYSQAHMVLYFRFNRLLCLYRIFKRLVFKDHRISDRAEGCSECIRFRLIRYLWGFNERVRMTIGELQEKYPHVQFYEFHYQRDLSAFLDKMKQEMSGNHNVHPLKIRGLFDKKLESTSSKQTKKIIVVPYNPEWAKIFEREAVKIHEVLGSNCLTIHHIGSTSVLGLSAKPVIDMIGVVGNPEMAIQPLESLGFTYKGEYNIPMRLYFSRSEGIDVNLHIYKEEHPEIELNLLFRDYLQNHPQVRNEYAELKSKLLQEKSSYEKNHSPFTGYNLGKAAFISKILKAANFNHLRIMKCTHYAEWDTAKRLRQQYFFNPLSITDPYTWTFDHKEHAHLIFYKGVDIVGYAHIQFWPGQRAALRIIVIDEAYRHNGLGSQFLHMCEQWLKIQGILSLHNEVQPNSMKFYQKNGYTKMPFNDPNGTPTCPPDAAMGKIL; via the coding sequence ATGTTAACAAAAAAAATTATGATTTTCGGAATACCTGGTAGCGGCAAGTCCACCTTTGCCCTCCATTTGAGCGAAATACTGCAGCTCCCTCTCCATCATTTGGACCGTTATTTTTTTATCGAAGGATGGAAAGAACGTAAATACGAAGACTTTTTGGAAATTCAAACGAATTTAGTGAAACAAGAATCTTGGATCATCGATGGGAATGCAATCAAGTCTTTAGAATTGCGCTATAGTCAAGCCCACATGGTTTTATATTTTCGATTTAATCGTTTATTGTGTTTGTATCGTATTTTTAAACGATTAGTTTTTAAAGATCATCGCATTTCAGATCGTGCAGAAGGATGCTCTGAATGCATTCGATTTCGTTTAATTCGATACCTATGGGGATTTAACGAGCGCGTAAGGATGACGATCGGTGAACTACAAGAAAAATATCCTCATGTTCAGTTTTACGAATTTCATTATCAAAGAGATCTAAGTGCTTTTTTAGACAAAATGAAGCAAGAGATGTCTGGAAACCACAATGTTCATCCCCTCAAGATAAGGGGGCTTTTTGATAAAAAGCTTGAAAGCACTTCAAGTAAACAAACTAAAAAAATCATTGTGGTACCTTATAACCCTGAGTGGGCTAAAATCTTTGAAAGAGAGGCTGTAAAAATTCATGAGGTTCTAGGATCAAATTGTTTGACCATTCATCATATCGGTTCTACTTCTGTGCTGGGTCTTTCTGCTAAACCAGTCATTGATATGATCGGAGTTGTTGGTAATCCTGAAATGGCAATTCAGCCTCTCGAAAGTCTAGGGTTCACGTATAAGGGAGAGTACAATATCCCGATGCGACTTTATTTTAGTCGTTCTGAAGGCATAGATGTTAACCTTCACATATACAAGGAAGAACATCCTGAAATTGAACTCAACCTTCTTTTCAGAGATTATTTGCAGAACCATCCACAAGTACGTAATGAGTATGCAGAGCTAAAAAGTAAACTTCTGCAAGAAAAATCTTCATATGAAAAAAATCATTCCCCTTTCACCGGATATAATCTAGGAAAAGCTGCTTTCATCAGTAAAATCTTAAAGGCTGCAAATTTTAATCATTTACGCATTATGAAATGTACTCACTATGCTGAGTGGGATACAGCCAAAAGACTCAGGCAACAGTACTTCTTTAATCCTTTATCCATCACCGACCCTTATACTTGGACTTTCGATCATAAAGAGCATGCTCATCTCATTTTTTATAAAGGCGTGGATATAGTCGGATACGCTCACATTCAGTTTTGGCCAGGCCAGAGAGCCGCTTTAAGAATTATTGTGATTGATGAAGCCTACCGACATAATGGCTTAGGTAGTCAATTTTTACATATGTGTGAGCAGTGGCTAAAAATTCAGGGCATCCTGTCTTTGCATAATGAAGTGCAACCAAATTCTATGAAATTCTATCAAAAAAATGGATATACGAAGATGCCATTCAATGATCCGAATGGGACGCCTACCTGTCCTCCAGATGCAGCTATGGGGAAAATATTATGA
- a CDS encoding GNAT family N-acetyltransferase, with protein MYGKGLNNTLNGLENFFQGTSDTTYWIGYDYNTPFTFLMTSFDSPNTIHTGSLCDPNYIGKGRAATMIRDFLLIQFSNVKKVLIDPEATNTRAIHVYEKVGFKIIGEFIAS; from the coding sequence ATTTATGGAAAAGGTCTCAATAATACCTTAAATGGTTTAGAAAACTTTTTTCAGGGAACTTCGGATACCACTTATTGGATCGGCTATGATTACAATACTCCCTTTACCTTTCTCATGACTTCTTTTGATAGTCCCAACACGATCCACACTGGATCTCTTTGCGATCCCAACTACATAGGCAAGGGGCGCGCTGCTACTATGATTCGAGATTTTCTTCTCATTCAATTCTCAAATGTAAAAAAAGTGCTTATAGACCCAGAAGCTACCAATACACGAGCTATCCATGTTTATGAGAAAGTAGGTTTTAAAATTATTGGAGAATTTATTGCTAGCTGA